TACTTGTTACTGAATAAGTGTGGACCCTTCCAAGTTATCTGAATTGTTACGTATTTTTTATGGTTGTTTGATTAATATCAAACATTTCTTAATTTCAAGCTTATTTGGGTATATTAGAAGCTTGGAAACGCTTAAATAGGAATCTTTAAGAGAGAAAACCCTCAAATAAATGCCACAAAGCATTAAAAACGGTCTGGAAACCGGTAAAATCCTGTTACTTATCAGGGATTCTTGAAAGAGGGTTATGAAACTTGACAACCGATACCACCGAAAAGGGCCTCGAAACCCTCATTGTCGAAGCGATGACAGGAACGAAACCCGACCCTGCGCAAACAGACATGGGCAGAGAACCGAGTGCACTTTACGGTGGTACCGGCTGGATACTCGGGCGCTGGCAGGACTACGACCGCGAATATGCTGTTGACCTTGTGCAGCTGACCAGATTCCTCAAATCCACACAGCCGGAAGTTGCTGAATCCCTTGACCTTGAAAATTCCAGCCCCACACGCCAGAAGTTCCTCGCCCGCCTGCAGGGGGAGGTTGCCAGGCGCGGGATAATCGAAGTGTTCAGGAGCGGAATAAAGCACGGGAAATACGACATAGATCTCTTTTACGGAACTCCGACTCCGGGAAACACAAAAGCTGAAGAACGCTATGCTTTGAACCGCTTCAGCGTTACAAGGCAGCTCCGCTACAGCCGGGGCGAAACACAACTTGCACTCGACCTCTGCCTTTTCATAAACGGTTTGCCGGTAGCTACTTTTGAACTCAAGAACAGCCTCACAAAACAGACCGTGGAAGACGCTGTGGAACAGTATAAAAGAGACCGTGACTCTCGTGAGCTGCTGTTCCAGTTCGGGCGCTGCATGGTCCATTTTGCTGTGGACGACCATGAGGTGAAGTTCTGCACGCAGCTTAACGGCAAAAATTCCTGGTTTCTGCCCTTCAACCAGGGCTACAACGACGGTACAGGCAACCCTCCTAACCCTGCCGGCATCAAGACTGACTATCTCTGGAAGAAAATCCTCACCCCTCAGGGGCTTACCGACATCCTTGAAAATTATGCTCAGGTAGTGGAAGAAAAGGACGAAAAGACCGGGAAAAAGAAAAAAGTGCAGATTTTCCCTCGCTATCACCAGTTAGACGTTGTTCGGAAACTGCTCGCCCATGCAGAATGGCACGGTGCAGGCATGCGCTACCTGGTACAACACTCGGCAGGGAGCGGGAAGAGTAATTCCATTGCGTGGCTTGCTCACCAGCTTATCAGCCTCAAGAAAGACGATAAGGAAATCTTTGACTCCATAATCGTAATCACTGACAGGCGCGTCCTTGACAAACAGATCCGCGACACAATCAAGCAGTTTGCCCAGGTGGGCTCGACAGTCGGGCATGCCGAACGTTCAGGAGACCTGCGGAAGTTCATCGAGAGCGGAAAGAAGATAATCATCTCCACGGTCCAGAAATTCCCGTTCATTCTTGATGAGATCGGAAACGAGCACCGCGGTCGGAAATTTGCAATTATCATAGATGAGGCTCATTCCAGCCAGGGCGGGCGCACAGCAGCAGCCATGAGTGAGGCGCTTTCAGATTCGAAAGACCAGAAAGATCCTGAAGATACTATCAACGATGCACTGCAAAAGAGGATGGAAGCCCGTAAAATGCTTCCCAACGCCAGCTACTTCGCATTTACCGCAACTCCGAAAAACAAAACACTGGAGCTTTTCGGGGAACCGTACAAAGATGGAGATAAGATAAAGCACCGGCCTTTCCACAATTACACCATGAAGCAGGCTATTCAGGAAGGTTTCATTCTGGACGTGCTCAGGTATTACACACCTGTAAACAGCTATTACAAACTGATCAAGACGGTGGAAAGTGACCCAGAGTTTGATACCAAAAAAGCAAAAAAGAAGCTTCGAAAGTACGTCGAGAGCCACGATTACGCCATCCGGCTCAAGGCTGAAATTATAGTAGACCACTTCCAGGAACAGGTGATCGCTCTCAACAAGATAGGAGGACAGGCAAGGGCGATGGTGGTTACAAACGGAATTGAACGTGCCATCCAGTATTATCATGCCATCCGGGATTACCTGCTGGAGCTCAATAGCCCCTATAAGGCAATTGTAGCTTTTTCCGGAGAGCATGAGTACGGTGGAGTAAAAGTTACAGAAGCCACTCTAAACGGTTTTCCATCAAGCCAGATTGAAGACAAAATAGAGGAAGAGCCTTACCGCTTCCTGATCTGTGCCGACAAGTTCCAGACCGGCTATGACGAGCCGCTCCTGCACACAATGTATGTTGACAAAGTCCTTTCAGGGATTAAAGCCGTGCAGACGCTCTCCCGGCTCAACAGGGCTCACCCGAAGAAGCACGATGTTTTTGTGCTTGACTTCATGAACGATACTGACACAATCCAGGATGCTTTCTCGGATTACTACCGTACCACGGTCCTTAGTGATGAGACCGATCCCAACAAGCTTCACGACCTTAAATCCGATCTTGATAGTTATCAGGCCTATTCCCCGGAGCAGATAGAGCAGTTCGTTGAACTTTACCTGGGAGGAGCTGATAGGGATAAACTTGATCCGATCCTCGATGTCTGCGTTGCCACTTATAAAGACCATCTTGACGAAGACGAACAGGTTGACTTCAAAAGCAAAGCAAAAGCTTTCTCCCGTACCTACGGCTTCCTCGCTTCAATCTTGCCATACACAAATGCCGATTGGGAAAAGCTCTCAATCTTCCTCAATTTCTTGATACCAAAATTGCCTGCTCCAAGGGAGGAAGACCTTTCAAAAGGTATCCTCGAAGCAATTGACATGGACAGTTACCGGGTAGAAAAACAGGCTGTTGTGAATATCCAGCTTCCTGATTCGGATTCCGAAATAGAGCCGGTACCTACAGAAGCCGGTGGGTTCAAGCCAGAACCTGAGCTTGATCGGCTCAGCAATATCCTCAAAACTTTCAACGATCAATTTGGCAATATCCGCTGGACTGATAGCGATAGGGTACACAGGCTGATTACCGAGGAAATCCCTGCAAGGGTAGCTGCAGATGTTGCTTATCAGAACGCGAAGAAAAACTCGGACAAGCAGAACGCCAAGATAGAGCATGACAAAGCCCTTGCTCGTGTAATGATTGCCCTGATGAAAGACGACACCCAGCTTTTCAAATTGTTCAGCGACAACGAATCTTTCCGCAGAACGCTAACAGACGCAATTTTCGAGCGGACTTACTCACAATAACCGTGATACCCTATAAAAGAAAAATTCGCGTATCGCTGATATGACAATTCAATGAGCAAATTGTCGCCGCGCTGCGGAGACAATTGAAATGAAAACACTTCATACCGTCTATCTGCTACGAAAATAAATATGAAATTGTGCAGCAGCTTGCTGCACAATCTACCTTTTTTGCCTGAAACGTATAAAACTATCAGCAAAAAAGTGAGAGCCTTCGTCGCTTCTTAGATGCGAAAGTTTCACAACTGGCGAGACAATTATCCTGTGTAAAAAATCTCCTGAAATTAAGCTGGTCAAATTTCTGGCTTTAGCCCCATAGAACCTTTCCCTTAAGATGATTTTTTTAATCGAAACCAAATAAACAAACATCATTATTCCACTAAAATGCGAAAAGTTATATTATATTCGCACTTTATTGGAATTAATGCAATTTTCAAGGACCGAACTCCAGATTATCACAGAACTCGCAAAAGGCAATACCTCAATAAGCACCGTAGCCAAAGCTCTCAATAAAAGTGAAAAACACATCTACAGACTCTTGCAAAAACTTGAAGAAAAAGACCTTGCCTCCATCTCAGCAGGAAAAATCATCCCGAAAAAAAGCACGTTGATGGTCAGGCTTACCCGAGTTCTCGATTCTTACCCGAACTTAATCCCTCTTCTGGC
This window of the Methanosarcina mazei S-6 genome carries:
- a CDS encoding type I restriction endonuclease subunit R, whose translation is MTTDTTEKGLETLIVEAMTGTKPDPAQTDMGREPSALYGGTGWILGRWQDYDREYAVDLVQLTRFLKSTQPEVAESLDLENSSPTRQKFLARLQGEVARRGIIEVFRSGIKHGKYDIDLFYGTPTPGNTKAEERYALNRFSVTRQLRYSRGETQLALDLCLFINGLPVATFELKNSLTKQTVEDAVEQYKRDRDSRELLFQFGRCMVHFAVDDHEVKFCTQLNGKNSWFLPFNQGYNDGTGNPPNPAGIKTDYLWKKILTPQGLTDILENYAQVVEEKDEKTGKKKKVQIFPRYHQLDVVRKLLAHAEWHGAGMRYLVQHSAGSGKSNSIAWLAHQLISLKKDDKEIFDSIIVITDRRVLDKQIRDTIKQFAQVGSTVGHAERSGDLRKFIESGKKIIISTVQKFPFILDEIGNEHRGRKFAIIIDEAHSSQGGRTAAAMSEALSDSKDQKDPEDTINDALQKRMEARKMLPNASYFAFTATPKNKTLELFGEPYKDGDKIKHRPFHNYTMKQAIQEGFILDVLRYYTPVNSYYKLIKTVESDPEFDTKKAKKKLRKYVESHDYAIRLKAEIIVDHFQEQVIALNKIGGQARAMVVTNGIERAIQYYHAIRDYLLELNSPYKAIVAFSGEHEYGGVKVTEATLNGFPSSQIEDKIEEEPYRFLICADKFQTGYDEPLLHTMYVDKVLSGIKAVQTLSRLNRAHPKKHDVFVLDFMNDTDTIQDAFSDYYRTTVLSDETDPNKLHDLKSDLDSYQAYSPEQIEQFVELYLGGADRDKLDPILDVCVATYKDHLDEDEQVDFKSKAKAFSRTYGFLASILPYTNADWEKLSIFLNFLIPKLPAPREEDLSKGILEAIDMDSYRVEKQAVVNIQLPDSDSEIEPVPTEAGGFKPEPELDRLSNILKTFNDQFGNIRWTDSDRVHRLITEEIPARVAADVAYQNAKKNSDKQNAKIEHDKALARVMIALMKDDTQLFKLFSDNESFRRTLTDAIFERTYSQ